One genomic window of Mucilaginibacter sp. SJ includes the following:
- a CDS encoding Gfo/Idh/MocA family protein translates to MERRQFLKTSAIAAAGFSILPSGSLFASAPAKVRLGYIGVGARGMSHIAEGLLRDDVEIVAICDTQESSLKICREYIAKKGHAPVKEYTGGLDAYKKLLDHKDIDAVIIATPWQFHHPQAIDAMKAGKYVGCEVIAGLTVEDHWDIVNTSEKTGIPYMTLENVCYRRDVMAALNMVRQDLFGEIVHLEGGYQHNLRGVLFNNGKQYYGGGVEFGPKALSEAQWRTQFNIDVDGDIYPTHGVGPCMHYANINAGNRFINLVSFSTKARGLAAYVEELSPGHPNAKIHYKNGDVTTTMINCANGETVMLSHDTHLPRPYSLGFRVQGTKGLWMDVNKSVYIDHKSKEDDSWDPAKEWFDKYDHPLWKKYEKFAEGAGHGGMDWFVFNAFVESVKQKRQTPIDVYDSVTMSVITPLSTKSLKEGNASVEFPDFTKGKWKERKNTFALDDSGF, encoded by the coding sequence ATGGAAAGAAGACAATTTTTGAAAACCAGCGCAATTGCAGCAGCAGGTTTTAGCATTTTACCATCAGGAAGTCTATTTGCATCGGCACCTGCAAAAGTCCGTTTAGGTTACATAGGCGTAGGTGCCCGCGGCATGAGCCATATTGCCGAAGGTTTGCTGCGCGATGATGTGGAGATCGTTGCCATTTGCGATACGCAGGAAAGCTCACTGAAAATTTGCCGCGAATACATCGCCAAAAAAGGCCATGCACCCGTAAAGGAATACACCGGCGGACTGGATGCCTACAAAAAATTGCTTGATCATAAAGATATCGATGCGGTAATTATTGCTACCCCATGGCAGTTTCACCACCCACAGGCTATTGACGCTATGAAAGCCGGAAAGTATGTTGGTTGTGAAGTAATTGCGGGTCTTACGGTTGAAGATCACTGGGATATCGTTAACACTTCAGAGAAAACAGGTATCCCATACATGACACTTGAAAACGTTTGCTATCGTCGTGATGTGATGGCTGCCTTGAATATGGTGCGCCAGGACCTGTTCGGCGAAATCGTTCATTTGGAAGGCGGATATCAGCATAATTTAAGAGGTGTATTGTTCAATAACGGTAAGCAATATTATGGCGGCGGTGTTGAGTTTGGCCCTAAAGCTCTGAGCGAAGCCCAATGGCGCACGCAGTTCAATATCGATGTGGACGGTGATATTTACCCAACCCATGGTGTAGGCCCATGTATGCATTATGCTAATATCAATGCAGGTAACCGTTTTATCAACCTGGTATCATTTAGTACTAAGGCCCGAGGTTTGGCGGCTTATGTAGAGGAGTTATCACCTGGTCACCCGAATGCTAAGATCCACTACAAAAACGGTGACGTAACCACTACCATGATCAACTGTGCCAATGGCGAAACCGTGATGCTGAGCCACGATACGCACCTGCCGCGTCCTTATTCATTAGGCTTCCGTGTGCAGGGTACTAAGGGTTTGTGGATGGATGTAAATAAGAGTGTATACATCGACCATAAATCAAAAGAAGATGATTCATGGGACCCTGCAAAGGAATGGTTTGATAAATATGACCATCCGCTTTGGAAAAAATACGAAAAGTTTGCCGAAGGCGCCGGTCACGGTGGTATGGACTGGTTTGTGTTTAATGCTTTCGTGGAGTCGGTTAAGCAAAAACGCCAGACACCTATAGATGTTTATGATTCTGTTACTATGAGTGTAATTACACCGTTATCAACAAAATCATTAAAAGAGGGTAACGCGAGTGTGGAATTCCCTGATTTTACTAAGGGTAAATGGAAAGAGCGTAAAAATACCTTCGCGCTTGACGATAGCGGTTTTTAA
- a CDS encoding DUF3472 domain-containing protein has product MMKKTVILCLSILFIAIGNRAAIAQTVHIDASKLRHVIPFGGNAWVNAPDTITDEGLIGLRSTKSTGNIYFRVSVAQDLELALVVRVPQGNSTLQLSAGKNAVVKKISNTRFDTVSFGKVHISRPGYVKISLKGITKTGTVYADVSDLIVTLQKPNNDISYVAKGSSYHFGRRGPSVHLRYPVPTDKENKVKWFYNEIIVPKGQDVIGSYFMADGFGEGYFGMQVNSATERRVLFSVWSPFNTEDPKSIPDSMRIKLVKSGSNVHIGEFGNEGSGGQSYMRFPWKAGQAYAFLLSAEPDNARHTTTYTAYFKDVAADKWFLIASFNRPQKATYLTHLYSFVENFEPENGDKLRRAYFTNQWIGDSENNWLELTHAIYTGDATANANYRKDYAGGKEGDKFFLQNGGFFNNYIPLKTPYDRNATKQKPLIEFEKLPNK; this is encoded by the coding sequence ATGATGAAGAAAACCGTTATACTTTGTCTTTCGATATTGTTTATTGCTATAGGAAATAGAGCTGCCATTGCGCAGACTGTACACATTGATGCTTCAAAACTTCGTCACGTTATCCCGTTTGGAGGTAATGCCTGGGTAAACGCGCCGGATACCATAACCGATGAAGGGTTGATTGGCCTGAGAAGCACAAAATCAACCGGTAATATTTATTTCAGGGTTAGTGTTGCGCAGGACCTTGAGCTTGCGCTGGTGGTACGGGTGCCGCAGGGAAACAGTACGCTGCAGTTATCGGCAGGGAAAAATGCTGTCGTCAAAAAAATAAGCAATACCAGGTTTGATACTGTCAGTTTTGGGAAGGTTCACATCAGTCGGCCGGGTTATGTAAAGATCAGTTTAAAAGGCATTACTAAAACCGGGACTGTTTATGCAGATGTATCTGACCTTATAGTTACTTTGCAAAAGCCGAATAATGATATTTCATATGTTGCAAAAGGCAGTTCATATCATTTTGGCAGAAGGGGGCCTTCTGTGCATTTACGCTACCCTGTCCCAACCGACAAAGAGAATAAAGTAAAATGGTTTTATAATGAGATCATAGTACCGAAAGGACAGGATGTGATCGGCTCCTATTTTATGGCCGATGGTTTTGGCGAGGGATACTTTGGGATGCAGGTAAATTCCGCAACCGAACGCCGCGTGTTATTTTCGGTATGGAGCCCTTTTAATACCGAAGACCCAAAAAGCATCCCGGATAGCATGCGTATTAAACTGGTAAAAAGCGGCAGTAATGTACACATCGGCGAATTTGGTAACGAGGGATCCGGCGGACAAAGCTATATGCGCTTCCCGTGGAAAGCCGGGCAAGCTTACGCCTTTTTGCTTAGCGCCGAGCCGGATAACGCCAGGCATACAACTACTTATACTGCATACTTTAAAGATGTAGCTGCAGATAAATGGTTTCTGATAGCCAGCTTCAACCGCCCGCAAAAGGCTACTTACTTAACGCATTTGTATTCATTTGTTGAGAATTTTGAACCCGAAAATGGCGATAAGCTACGTAGGGCTTATTTCACTAACCAATGGATAGGTGACAGTGAAAATAACTGGCTGGAGCTTACGCATGCTATATACACGGGCGATGCTACGGCTAATGCCAATTACCGTAAGGACTATGCAGGCGGAAAAGAAGGTGATAAGTTCTTCCTTCAAAATGGTGGGTTCTTTAATAATTATATACCGCTTAAAACTCCTTACGATCGTAATGCAACAAAGCAAAAACCTTTAATTGAATTTGAAAAACTACCTAATAAATAA
- a CDS encoding LacI family DNA-binding transcriptional regulator, which yields MQTKPTTIKEIAQILGISVSTVSRALHDHPSIGLTTRAKVKKLAGELNYEPNQTAIFLQKGKTLTIGVILPELSEAFFSSAISAIEDTAYKKNYTVLLAQSHDDEQKEKQLVEKMKNHRVDGLLVSVGKNTSSYQHFENLKKYNIPVVYFDRIPAIPNIHYVACNMEIGTIEAVSYLLKKGHRAIGMINGPQTMVATGERKEGYIKAMTKNRLKYDPSLIVSCDLTEEGTKKALDELLASKRKPTAIVTFNDYVALFAIKHASKLNIRINKDLEFVSYANLPLINYMENIPAASVEQFPYLQGQKATDILMDLLHHQGTGGNEPSAFYKVIIESQLVENKK from the coding sequence ATGCAAACAAAGCCAACTACTATAAAAGAGATAGCGCAAATATTAGGCATCTCGGTTTCCACAGTTTCAAGGGCCTTGCATGATCACCCGAGCATAGGACTAACCACAAGGGCAAAAGTTAAAAAGCTGGCCGGCGAGTTAAACTATGAGCCTAACCAAACCGCTATTTTTTTGCAAAAGGGCAAAACGCTCACCATCGGGGTTATTTTGCCCGAACTTTCGGAGGCTTTTTTTTCCTCGGCCATAAGCGCTATTGAAGATACCGCCTATAAAAAGAATTATACGGTATTGCTGGCACAATCACATGATGACGAGCAAAAGGAAAAACAACTGGTTGAAAAAATGAAAAACCACCGGGTTGATGGCCTGCTTGTATCGGTAGGGAAAAATACCTCCTCGTACCAGCATTTTGAAAACTTAAAAAAATACAATATCCCGGTAGTTTATTTCGACAGGATCCCGGCCATACCCAACATCCATTATGTAGCCTGCAATATGGAAATCGGCACCATTGAGGCAGTTAGTTATTTGCTAAAAAAAGGTCACCGGGCAATAGGCATGATCAACGGGCCGCAAACCATGGTTGCTACCGGCGAGCGTAAAGAGGGCTATATTAAAGCGATGACCAAAAACAGGCTTAAGTATGACCCTTCGCTTATAGTTTCGTGCGATTTGACCGAAGAAGGCACAAAAAAAGCATTAGATGAACTGCTGGCCAGCAAACGCAAGCCAACCGCCATAGTAACCTTTAATGATTATGTAGCACTTTTTGCCATTAAACATGCCAGCAAATTAAACATCAGGATCAATAAGGATCTTGAATTTGTAAGCTATGCCAATTTACCACTAATCAATTATATGGAGAATATTCCCGCCGCTTCGGTTGAACAATTCCCATATTTACAGGGGCAAAAAGCAACTGATATTTTAATGGACCTGCTGCATCACCAGGGTACCGGCGGCAATGAGCCAAGTGCCTTTTACAAAGTGATCATTGAATCGCAACTGGTTGAAAACAAAAAATAA
- a CDS encoding phosphotransferase enzyme family protein, with protein sequence MFDDILINFGLNVSEYHIRPFGSGLINYTYKISGANHSYILQQINVAVFKRPDHIDSNLALIKEYLGKHNPGYLFVAPIKNQTGKSVTQAADGKFYRLFPFIEGSHTVNFLQDTKEAYSAAVQFGRFTRLLNHFDISKLEYTLPDFHNLKLRFAQFEQAFKTAEPQKLEQAAKEVKAAHDHINILHTYNLFTTNNEIPLRVIHHDTKINNVLFDKEQNALCIVDLDTVMPGYYLSDVGDMMRTYLSPANEEEKDLDKVMIRTDFFRAIYKGYISEMGSILTEAEKQYFIFSGKLMIYMQGLRFLTDFLNNDIYYGAQYEGHNLIRAKNQFKLLEGYINAEPVFNEIITEVDKELLTIASDI encoded by the coding sequence ATGTTTGATGATATCCTAATAAATTTTGGATTAAACGTTTCTGAATACCATATCCGGCCTTTTGGTTCGGGTTTAATAAACTATACTTATAAAATAAGTGGTGCTAACCATTCCTATATTCTTCAGCAAATTAACGTTGCCGTTTTTAAAAGGCCCGATCATATCGACAGCAACCTTGCACTAATCAAAGAATATCTTGGTAAACACAATCCCGGTTATTTATTTGTAGCTCCAATAAAGAATCAAACAGGAAAATCGGTCACTCAAGCTGCCGACGGCAAGTTTTACCGGCTTTTCCCATTTATTGAAGGATCACATACAGTAAACTTTTTGCAGGACACAAAGGAAGCCTATAGCGCGGCGGTGCAGTTTGGCCGGTTTACCCGTTTGTTAAATCATTTTGACATCAGCAAACTCGAATACACGCTTCCGGATTTTCACAACCTGAAATTACGGTTTGCACAATTTGAACAGGCCTTCAAAACAGCCGAACCTCAAAAACTGGAACAGGCTGCTAAAGAAGTAAAAGCAGCTCATGACCATATCAACATATTGCATACCTACAACCTATTTACAACCAATAACGAAATCCCCCTCCGGGTAATCCACCACGATACCAAAATAAATAACGTACTGTTTGACAAAGAGCAAAACGCGTTATGTATTGTTGACCTTGATACAGTAATGCCCGGCTATTATTTAAGCGATGTTGGCGACATGATGCGTACCTATTTATCACCCGCCAACGAGGAAGAAAAGGACCTGGACAAAGTTATGATAAGGACAGATTTTTTCAGGGCGATATATAAAGGCTACATAAGCGAAATGGGCAGCATCCTTACTGAAGCCGAAAAACAGTATTTCATTTTTTCGGGCAAACTGATGATCTATATGCAAGGCCTTCGTTTTTTAACCGACTTTTTAAATAACGACATTTACTACGGCGCACAGTATGAAGGGCATAATTTAATCAGGGCTAAAAACCAGTTTAAATTGCTTGAAGGTTATATCAATGCAGAACCTGTATTTAACGAGATCATTACAGAAGTAGATAAAGAATTACTGACCATTGCCAGCGATATCTAA
- the topB gene encoding DNA topoisomerase III, translating to MKVIIAEKPSVAREIAKVFGATTKKDGYIEGKGFTFTWAFGHLLQLAAPQEYGYYGWSVQHLPMLPQKFKLSIRKVKTKDGLVDDPSVKKQLDTIQKLFDEATEIIVATDAGREGELIFRYIYYYLKCKKPFKRLWISSQTDEAIKEGFRNLKPGSDYDTLFNSAHCRSQSDWLVGMNATQALSLSSGIRGAVLSLGRVQTPTLAMICSRYLENKNFIPETFYQVSIHPDKDGQVFKAISAENYKTKEEAQAVVDQVQDVEGGFPQGGHILQVEAKPRKEPPPLLHDLSSLQQEANKRKGFTADQTLTILQNLYENKLVTYPRTGSRYIGDDVFAGVPALIGKLEQHPLFGKQAIALSSATLNKRSVNAKKVTDHHAVLTTGENPHQLSPDQQAVYDMVAGRMLEAFHQDCIKEVTKIVVQSGAKFNASGTVIHTAGWRAVFNDKEDDKKDEENATLPKVTQGENLPITAKALLEKQTKPRPLYNEATLLKALETAGKEIDDEELRYAMKDSGLGTPATRAAIIETLLKRNYIIREKKNLVPTTTGIAVYEVVKNQQIAQAELTGTWEKRLEEIRSGASVTEFQNEIKTYTRAITSELLAQGKSLKIPAVEAAGSKATA from the coding sequence ATGAAAGTTATTATAGCCGAAAAACCATCTGTAGCCAGGGAAATTGCCAAAGTTTTTGGGGCGACTACAAAGAAAGACGGTTATATTGAAGGCAAGGGTTTCACCTTTACCTGGGCTTTCGGTCACCTGTTACAACTTGCCGCCCCGCAGGAATATGGTTATTACGGCTGGAGCGTTCAGCACCTGCCTATGCTGCCTCAAAAGTTTAAGCTTTCCATTCGCAAGGTTAAAACCAAGGATGGTTTGGTAGATGATCCATCAGTAAAAAAACAACTGGATACCATTCAAAAGCTATTTGATGAAGCCACTGAGATCATTGTAGCAACGGATGCCGGGCGCGAGGGAGAACTCATCTTTCGTTATATTTACTATTACTTAAAATGCAAAAAGCCTTTTAAAAGGCTCTGGATCTCGTCCCAAACAGATGAGGCTATCAAAGAAGGTTTCCGCAACCTGAAACCCGGCAGCGATTATGATACACTGTTCAATTCGGCCCATTGCCGCTCACAATCGGATTGGTTAGTAGGTATGAATGCCACACAGGCCCTGAGCCTTTCGTCGGGTATTCGTGGCGCGGTACTTTCATTGGGCCGGGTGCAAACCCCTACTCTTGCCATGATCTGTTCGCGGTACCTGGAAAACAAAAACTTTATACCCGAAACCTTTTACCAGGTAAGTATTCATCCCGATAAAGACGGACAGGTATTTAAAGCGATATCAGCCGAAAATTATAAAACAAAAGAAGAAGCACAAGCGGTAGTCGACCAGGTGCAGGATGTTGAAGGCGGCTTCCCGCAGGGTGGCCACATTTTACAGGTAGAAGCCAAACCCCGTAAAGAACCACCTCCCTTATTGCACGACCTGAGCAGCCTTCAGCAGGAAGCCAACAAACGCAAAGGCTTTACTGCAGATCAAACCCTTACCATCCTCCAAAACCTTTACGAAAATAAACTGGTTACTTACCCCCGTACCGGCAGCCGCTATATAGGCGATGATGTTTTTGCAGGTGTACCCGCCCTGATTGGGAAACTGGAACAGCACCCACTTTTTGGCAAACAAGCCATTGCATTAAGCAGCGCTACGCTCAACAAACGAAGTGTAAATGCTAAAAAAGTAACGGATCATCACGCCGTACTTACAACCGGCGAAAACCCACATCAACTTTCGCCCGATCAGCAGGCGGTTTATGATATGGTAGCCGGTAGGATGCTCGAAGCATTTCACCAGGATTGTATTAAGGAAGTCACCAAAATTGTTGTACAATCAGGCGCTAAATTTAACGCCAGCGGAACGGTTATCCACACCGCTGGGTGGCGTGCTGTGTTCAATGATAAGGAAGACGATAAAAAAGACGAAGAGAACGCTACGCTACCCAAAGTAACACAAGGTGAAAATCTTCCTATAACAGCAAAAGCGCTGCTCGAAAAGCAAACCAAACCCCGGCCACTATATAACGAAGCCACCTTACTTAAAGCTTTGGAAACAGCGGGCAAAGAGATTGATGATGAAGAGCTCCGTTACGCTATGAAAGATAGCGGCCTCGGTACCCCTGCTACACGGGCAGCTATCATTGAGACGTTACTTAAACGCAATTATATCATCAGGGAAAAGAAAAACCTGGTGCCTACTACTACAGGCATCGCTGTTTATGAAGTAGTAAAAAATCAGCAAATAGCCCAGGCCGAACTCACAGGTACCTGGGAGAAACGCCTCGAAGAGATCCGCTCGGGAGCGTCTGTTACTGAATTCCAGAACGAGATCAAAACTTATACCCGTGCTATTACTTCCGAATTATTGGCGCAGGGTAAATCATTAAAAATCCCGGCTGTGGAAGCAGCAGGGAGTAAAGCTACAGCCTAA
- a CDS encoding arylsulfatase: MIKYIGYLLIVIFCTGPVFGQAPKQKPNIVIILADDMGFSDIGCFGSEISTPNIDRLAREGLKMTQFYNAGRCCPSRAALLTGLYPHQAGVGDMVKYKGSPAYQGYLNEHSATIAELLKDEAGYNTIVSGKWHIGLQQSALAYNRGFDQSFTMLNNGSSYFNSAPLYNDGSKITFMLNDKEITRSDTSKYLTQAITDFAVKSLEEIKDQQKPFFMYVAYNAPHWPIQALPQDIAKFKGQYLRGWDVLRKQRYEKQLATGIVKQQWQLSARDKRAPAWDSLSPEEKDKWDTRMAIYAAMVYRMDACIGEIMARLKQFGKDKNTIVLFASDNGGSADEVKSLPTVIQKNGTPGSVNSIDSYEIPWANVSNTPFKLFKRNTHEGGIATPLIAWYPGHIKAGSSNNSLGHLIDLMPTCLDLAGISYPAQFKSRQLAPLAGISLIDAFKGKLYAGNNTLFWEHEGSRAIRKGRWKLVAEIGEPWELYDLEADRSEINNLAAKYPDKVKGLEAEYLAWAKKVGVVDWNIIKGL, encoded by the coding sequence ATGATCAAATACATTGGCTACCTACTGATAGTTATATTTTGCACAGGGCCTGTATTTGGGCAGGCCCCTAAGCAAAAGCCCAATATCGTCATTATTTTGGCCGACGATATGGGCTTTTCTGATATAGGCTGCTTTGGTTCGGAGATCAGCACACCTAATATTGACAGGCTTGCCCGGGAAGGGCTGAAAATGACCCAGTTTTATAATGCCGGCAGATGTTGCCCATCACGCGCAGCATTGCTTACCGGGTTATATCCGCATCAGGCAGGCGTTGGTGACATGGTGAAATACAAAGGTTCGCCGGCATACCAGGGTTACCTGAATGAGCATAGCGCCACCATTGCCGAGCTGCTTAAAGATGAGGCTGGTTATAACACCATCGTTTCGGGCAAGTGGCATATTGGGTTGCAGCAATCTGCATTAGCCTATAACCGTGGGTTTGATCAGTCATTTACCATGCTGAACAATGGAAGCAGTTATTTTAACTCGGCACCGCTATATAACGATGGTAGCAAGATCACTTTTATGCTGAATGATAAGGAGATCACCCGAAGCGATACTTCAAAATATTTGACACAAGCTATTACTGATTTCGCTGTGAAGTCATTGGAGGAGATCAAAGACCAGCAGAAGCCATTCTTTATGTACGTAGCTTACAATGCCCCACACTGGCCTATTCAGGCGTTGCCGCAGGATATTGCAAAGTTTAAAGGCCAATATCTTAGAGGCTGGGATGTATTACGGAAACAGCGTTATGAAAAACAGCTGGCAACAGGTATCGTCAAACAACAGTGGCAGCTATCAGCAAGGGATAAACGCGCCCCGGCTTGGGATTCACTATCTCCCGAAGAAAAAGATAAATGGGATACCCGCATGGCCATTTACGCTGCTATGGTTTACCGCATGGATGCCTGTATAGGCGAGATCATGGCCAGGCTGAAGCAATTTGGAAAAGATAAAAATACCATTGTACTTTTCGCATCAGATAATGGCGGTAGCGCCGACGAGGTTAAAAGTTTGCCTACGGTAATACAAAAGAACGGAACTCCCGGCTCTGTAAATTCAATTGACAGTTACGAAATACCCTGGGCCAACGTTAGTAATACACCTTTTAAGTTGTTTAAACGCAATACTCACGAGGGGGGCATAGCCACGCCGCTTATTGCCTGGTACCCCGGCCATATTAAAGCCGGAAGCAGCAACAATAGCCTGGGTCATTTGATTGACCTGATGCCCACCTGTCTTGACCTTGCAGGTATATCGTATCCGGCTCAATTTAAAAGCAGGCAGTTAGCACCATTGGCAGGTATCAGTTTAATTGATGCCTTTAAAGGAAAACTTTATGCAGGTAATAACACATTATTCTGGGAGCATGAAGGCAGCCGCGCCATAAGAAAAGGCCGCTGGAAATTAGTTGCCGAAATTGGTGAGCCATGGGAGTTATATGATCTGGAGGCAGATCGTTCTGAAATAAATAATCTCGCTGCTAAATACCCAGATAAAGTAAAAGGTCTTGAAGCGGAATATCTGGCATGGGCAAAAAAGGTTGGTGTTGTTGATTGGAATATTATTAAAGGGTTATGA
- a CDS encoding thioredoxin domain-containing protein, translating to MKNLKIALLTLLVIFTGEVKAQSPALLSLEAFAAKLKQAKEPQILDARSAEEFAQNHIKGAVNVDAKAADYQQKLDGLDKGKPTFVYSIANGRSTVLSRELRAKGFKDVEELPGGLANWIGSGYPIISTTKKGVSLSRAQFDELAASSQLVLVDFGSRYCGACKKLVPVLDSLKANSAFTPKVISIEVYDNTNLAKELKVNVLPTLVLYKNGKEVWKKQGFSSTAQIIATTELAKNGLAANNK from the coding sequence ATGAAAAACCTGAAAATTGCTTTATTGACCCTGCTGGTAATTTTTACCGGTGAAGTAAAAGCCCAATCACCTGCCTTATTATCGCTTGAAGCATTTGCGGCCAAACTAAAACAGGCTAAAGAACCGCAGATCTTAGATGCCCGTTCAGCAGAAGAGTTTGCGCAAAATCATATCAAAGGTGCAGTAAATGTTGATGCAAAAGCGGCAGACTATCAGCAAAAACTGGATGGTTTGGATAAAGGAAAACCAACATTTGTATACTCGATAGCTAATGGCCGTAGCACCGTACTTTCGCGCGAATTGAGGGCTAAAGGATTTAAGGATGTAGAGGAATTACCCGGTGGTTTAGCCAATTGGATAGGTTCGGGTTATCCTATCATTTCTACAACCAAAAAAGGCGTTTCATTATCAAGGGCCCAATTTGATGAGCTGGCGGCTTCATCACAATTAGTGTTGGTTGATTTTGGGTCGAGGTATTGCGGGGCCTGCAAAAAGCTGGTACCTGTATTGGATTCGCTCAAAGCAAATTCGGCTTTTACGCCTAAAGTTATCAGTATTGAAGTTTACGACAACACTAATCTGGCCAAAGAGCTAAAAGTAAATGTATTGCCAACGCTGGTACTGTATAAAAACGGTAAGGAAGTTTGGAAAAAGCAGGGCTTTTCATCAACTGCCCAGATTATCGCAACAACCGAACTGGCCAAAAACGGATTGGCCGCCAATAATAAATAA
- a CDS encoding arylsulfatase has product MKSVYQLIAAMSAMAVAFSVPAFAQLPQVKVIPANIAPIDPANYKGVEGKTLAESKEWWNKPLKAPKGAPNIVWILLDDVGFGAAGTFGGLINTPNFDTLANNGLRYVNFHTAGICAPTRSSLLTGRNHHYVHMGNFAHASTAAGFPGYDGRIPPDKGTIAEALRSNGYSTFAVGKWGVTPDEDTTAVGPFDRWPTGKGFDHHFGFLESATDQYNPPHLVEDNFHIKPDGHNLNEQITDKAIAYIDAAHKAAPDQPFFLYYAPGATHAPHQVSHEWSDLYKGKFDEGWDVYRQKVFENQKKAGYIPAYAKLPERNERIQAWNSLPADQKKLYARFMEVYAGYLTYIDHQVGRVISYLKASGQFDNTLVFVMIGDNGASKEGTVHGVINPKNSAATTPEADYIKKNESDYETIGTPEASTNYPLGWAQAANTPFKYWKSDADAEGGTHNPLIVYYPKLITEKGGVRTQYSHVSDVFPTTIEAAGLKLPEYVKGIKQDTLQGKSFFSSFNNAQAKTLHTQQYYYIFTSRSIYKDGWKAEAAHRPDNVDLLNFPKEKTIPERNYDKDVWKLYNLNEDFNERVDLAKKYPEKLKELKDLFDAEAKKNHIYPFIDRDDINNKRIHKLENNN; this is encoded by the coding sequence ATGAAATCCGTTTATCAACTAATTGCCGCCATGTCGGCAATGGCTGTTGCGTTCAGCGTGCCTGCCTTTGCACAACTGCCGCAGGTAAAGGTAATACCGGCCAACATAGCGCCTATTGATCCCGCTAATTATAAAGGCGTGGAAGGCAAGACACTCGCCGAATCAAAGGAATGGTGGAATAAACCACTCAAAGCGCCAAAAGGCGCGCCAAACATCGTTTGGATTTTGCTTGATGACGTTGGCTTTGGCGCGGCAGGCACCTTTGGCGGTTTGATCAATACGCCAAATTTTGATACGCTGGCCAACAACGGCTTACGCTACGTCAACTTCCACACGGCAGGTATTTGTGCGCCAACGCGGTCGTCATTACTAACCGGGCGTAACCACCATTATGTGCACATGGGCAATTTCGCCCACGCTTCTACTGCTGCCGGCTTCCCTGGCTATGATGGCCGCATCCCGCCGGATAAAGGTACCATTGCCGAAGCGCTTCGCTCTAATGGATACAGCACTTTCGCTGTAGGTAAATGGGGAGTAACACCCGATGAGGACACTACAGCCGTTGGCCCATTTGATCGATGGCCTACCGGTAAAGGTTTTGATCATCACTTCGGTTTCCTGGAATCGGCTACCGACCAGTATAATCCGCCGCATTTGGTGGAGGATAATTTCCACATCAAACCTGATGGCCATAACCTGAACGAACAGATCACTGACAAGGCCATAGCTTATATCGACGCTGCTCATAAGGCTGCGCCTGATCAGCCTTTCTTTTTATACTATGCACCGGGAGCTACCCATGCGCCGCACCAGGTGAGCCATGAATGGAGCGACCTGTATAAAGGCAAGTTTGATGAGGGCTGGGATGTTTACCGCCAAAAGGTTTTTGAAAATCAAAAGAAAGCCGGTTACATTCCTGCTTATGCCAAATTACCCGAACGTAACGAGCGCATCCAAGCCTGGAACAGCCTGCCTGCCGATCAGAAGAAGCTGTACGCCCGGTTCATGGAAGTTTATGCAGGCTATTTAACCTACATCGACCACCAGGTTGGCCGCGTGATCAGCTATCTGAAAGCTTCGGGCCAGTTTGATAATACTTTGGTTTTTGTGATGATAGGGGATAACGGAGCGAGTAAGGAAGGAACTGTACATGGCGTTATCAATCCTAAAAACTCGGCAGCAACCACACCCGAGGCTGATTATATTAAAAAGAACGAAAGCGATTACGAAACCATTGGTACGCCAGAGGCTTCAACCAACTATCCTTTAGGCTGGGCACAGGCAGCAAATACACCGTTCAAATACTGGAAATCGGATGCTGACGCTGAGGGAGGCACCCATAACCCGCTGATAGTTTATTATCCAAAACTGATCACAGAAAAAGGCGGCGTCCGTACGCAGTACAGCCATGTATCTGACGTATTCCCGACCACTATTGAGGCGGCCGGTTTAAAACTACCGGAGTATGTTAAAGGTATTAAGCAGGATACGTTGCAAGGTAAGTCATTCTTTAGCTCGTTCAACAATGCGCAGGCGAAAACATTGCACACGCAGCAGTACTATTACATTTTCACTTCCCGCTCCATCTACAAAGATGGCTGGAAGGCCGAGGCTGCACACCGCCCGGATAATGTGGACCTGCTGAACTTCCCGAAAGAGAAAACCATTCCCGAGCGCAATTACGATAAGGATGTTTGGAAGCTTTATAACCTGAATGAGGATTTTAATGAGCGTGTTGACCTCGCCAAAAAATATCCTGAGAAGTTGAAAGAGCTGAAAGATCTGTTTGATGCGGAAGCCAAAAAGAACCACATCTATCCTTTTATTGATCGCGATGATATCAACAACAAAAGGATCCACAAACTCGAAAATAATAATTAA